TATAGTCAGTTGTTGGCTAGAGACTTCAATACTCTGAACAACTGCAGGAACATCTTCAGGATAAATTGTAGAAAATGCATTGGAAGCATCTGTAAGAACATCTTCCGGTTTAACACCATAAATATCTTCGATTCCAGAGCTAGCATATGGGAATGCGCTACGTCCGTCTGGCCACACCTGATACTGATAAACCACACCCGGAAGCTGCTGTGTCAGTTTGTACAATTGGTCTTGCAGTTTTTTTTGCTTGCTCACATCCTGTATAAAACCATTAAGGAATTGCACTTTACCTGCACTATCATATTCAGCGGAGCCCCGCTCCTCTACCCATTTAACCGAACCATTTTTATGTACTATACGGTAATTAAATACCCAACTAGTTCGACTAAGCAGAGACTCTTGTACGATTTTATCAAGCAAAGCGCGGTCTTCAGGATGGATAATATTAACGTAACTGCGAGAATAATTATCGGTGAATTCACTGGCTGGATATCCTGAAAGCGAATAAATATAGTCACTCATAAAGAGCATGGTCCATTTTTTATCAGGATTGCATCTGTAGGTAACGCCTGGAATATTAGCAACCAAAGTCTTAAACTGGTCACGACTCTGCAGTAAATCTAACTCGCTATCTTTTTGTTTTGTTATGTCGGCACGAGTGCCATACATCATCAATGGCTTACCATTGCTGGTCTTTGAAATCACTCTACCTTTATCATGTATCCAAACATAATGACCATCTTTGTGTTTCATTCGGCATTTAAAGTCATAAAATGGATTTTCATCATTAAAATGCTCTTGCAATGATGTACTAGATTTTATGTTGTCATCGGGATGTATTCTAGCAGCCCATGTTTCGTTAGAAATGGGTTCAAGTTCAGCAAGGGTATAACCAATAATCTCGGCCCAGCGTTCGTTTAATACGGTATCACCCGTTTGAACATTCCACTGCCAAGTGCCGACTCTAGTGCCTTCCTGCACCGACCGATACATGAGTTCACTCGCGGCTAATTGTTCATGTGCTTGATTTTGTAATCTATCAATAATTTCTTGTTCAATACTTTTAGCAAAACCGTATGCGATGTTTCGTTCTTTGTCAGTGAAATGGCGAGGTTTACTATCAATAAAGCAAAGTGTGCCAATTTTTTCACCATTACACACTAAAGGCACACCGGCGTAAAATCGGATATATGGCGCAGATACAACTAATGGATTGTCTGCAAACCGTCTATCAAGCAGAGCATCAGCAACTTCAAAAATACTTTCGCCTAAAATAGTATGGCCACAAAATGAAATGTCTCTGCTTGTCTCACATGCATCTAAACCTTGTTTCGACTTAAACCATTGACGATTGGAATCGACTAATGAGATAAGCACAATTTCCGTGCCTAAACAAAGTTGAGCCAAATGCGTTAAACGATCAAAACGTTCCTCTGGCCCCGTATCTAACAGGCCAGTATTATTTAGCGCGGTAAGTCTTTCTGTCTCGGAAATAGGTAATACA
The nucleotide sequence above comes from Shewanella sp. Arc9-LZ. Encoded proteins:
- a CDS encoding PAS domain-containing protein, whose translation is MQTPVLPISETERLTALNNTGLLDTGPEERFDRLTHLAQLCLGTEIVLISLVDSNRQWFKSKQGLDACETSRDISFCGHTILGESIFEVADALLDRRFADNPLVVSAPYIRFYAGVPLVCNGEKIGTLCFIDSKPRHFTDKERNIAYGFAKSIEQEIIDRLQNQAHEQLAASELMYRSVQEGTRVGTWQWNVQTGDTVLNERWAEIIGYTLAELEPISNETWAARIHPDDNIKSSTSLQEHFNDENPFYDFKCRMKHKDGHYVWIHDKGRVISKTSNGKPLMMYGTRADITKQKDSELDLLQSRDQFKTLVANIPGVTYRCNPDKKWTMLFMSDYIYSLSGYPASEFTDNYSRSYVNIIHPEDRALLDKIVQESLLSRTSWVFNYRIVHKNGSVKWVEERGSAEYDSAGKVQFLNGFIQDVSKQKKLQDQLYKLTQQLPGVVYQYQVWPDGRSAFPYASSGIEDIYGVKPEDVLTDASNAFSTIYPEDVPAVVQSIEVSSQQLTIWEQEYRVYRDDKSIIWLLGRATPERMPDGSTLWHGYIHDITQTKEYYLKLEDLNLQLNVTQQSLDLASEQAKIGYWHASLEHGTFWWSPIIYQIFGFNAEDVVPSSTLFKNAVHPDDIDKVLKNEQQTRSTGIVNEVYRIIRPNGDVRWVHELGQLVAEDQNPDKIMIGSVQDITERMTLQKIKDEFISTVSHELRTPLTSIYGALSLLQSGKLVTLPAKAEKLVEIASSNCKQLSRLINDLLDIEKLAAGKMLFEMKRLNVVPLLQRAINDHQPYADLHKITLALHVDKQIDELFVYVDEHRLLQILTNFLSNAVKFSPESGSVILSATLTSDEIEIAVQDQGAGIPEDFKSKIFAKFSQADASSSKVKGGTGLGLALCKELVEAMNGSIDYRSEPGCGARFFVRLPLSV